The following are encoded in a window of Acropora muricata isolate sample 2 chromosome 6, ASM3666990v1, whole genome shotgun sequence genomic DNA:
- the LOC136921008 gene encoding uncharacterized protein: MIWTNYSDARFKKTFRVSRATFQFILQRIRHILDRDTVTEEPISAECRLAICLYRLARGDYYYTIAEMTGLGVSTVCTIVNEVTRAIVNNLWDECVGQQLPKREEHFKEKILDMEEHWQFCCCWSVIDGCHLPIKCPPGSFAAKEYHNFKNFYSIVLIAMVDANYRFVWGSCGFPGNSHDAIIFQSTQLYSDIKESNFIPQISKEVNGVQVPPIVLGDSAFPLLPWLMKPYTNAAPTPKQYYFNYRLSRARMVTEGAFGRLKGRWRILLRKCESKTSELTVAALACMVLHNICIDREDTLPRKLDLTIDPTSNKRRSRARIRELLQMRECEKIRDTSHQGILVRDALAEKLWLEKETGFIA, encoded by the coding sequence ATGATCTGGACCAATTATTCCGATGCACGCTTTAAAAAAACCTTCAGAGTCTCACGTGCAACATTTCAGTTTATATTGCAACGCATTAGACATATCCTGGATCGAGATACTGTGACTGAAGAGCCAATATCAGCCGAATGCAGGTTGGCAATTTGCCTTTATCGTCTAGCCAGAGGCGACTACTATTATACCATAGCCGAGATGACAGGGCTCGGAGTATCAACGGTATGTACCATAGTTAATGAAGTCACACGAGCAATAGTGAACAATTTATGGGACGAATGTGTTGGACAGCAATTACCAAAACGTGAGGAACATTTTAAGGAGAAGATACTTGATATGGAGGAGCACTGgcaattttgttgttgttggtctGTTATCGATGGATGCCATTTACCCATCAAATGTCCACCTGGAAGCTTTGCAGCTAAGGAATATCAcaacttcaaaaacttttaTTCCATAGTTCTAATCGCAATGGTTGATGCCAACTACCGGTTTGTTTGGGGATCGTGTGGCTTTCCTGGGAATTCCCACGATGCCATTATATTTCAATCAACACAGCTTTATTCAGACATAAAAGAATCCAACTTTATTCCTCAGATCAGTAAGGAAGTCAATGGAGTTCAAGTACCTCCAATTGTACTTGGTGACTCTGCTTTTCCTTTGTTGCCGTGGCTCATGAAGCCCTATACAAATGCTGCCCCAACCCCTAAACAATACTACTTTAATTACAGACTGAGTCGGGCAAGAATGGTCACCGAAGGGGCATTTGGGCGGTTAAAGGGCAGATGGCGTATACTGTTGAGAAAATGTGAAAGTAAAACAAGTGAACTGACAGTCGCAGCTCTTGCATGTATGGTTCTTCACAATATCTGTATAGATCGTGAGGATACCTTGCCAAGGAAATTGGATTTAACCATTGACCCAACCAGCAATAAGAGAAGAAGTCGGGCTAGGATTCGAGAACTGCTGCAAATGAGAGAATGTGAGAAGATCAGAGACACCTCCCATCAGGGGATACTTGTTCGTGATGCTCTTGCTGAGAAATTGTGGTTGGAGAAAGAAACTGGTTTCATCGcttga